The following coding sequences are from one Triticum aestivum cultivar Chinese Spring chromosome 5A, IWGSC CS RefSeq v2.1, whole genome shotgun sequence window:
- the LOC123101692 gene encoding GDSL esterase/lipase At5g55050-like: MAGASVVASCRLVIMAFMAVATAASVPAVYVFGDSLADVGNNNHLLTVLKADFSHNGMDYPGGVATGRFSNGKNSADFLAEKLGLATSPPYLALSSSSNANYVNGVSFASGGAGVSNATNTELCITFDKQIEYYSGVYASLARSLGQTQATTHLAKSIFAITIGSNDIIHYARANTAATPSQQQQYVDALIQSLSGQLQSLYNLGARKVLFLGTGPVGCTPSLREISSTKVCSAVANAMAVQYNKAAEGVLNGMTTQHGDLHYALFDSSAALLRYIDQPAEYGFTEAKAACCGLGDMNAKIACTPLSSYCANRSDHVFWDFYHPTEATARMLTATAFDGSTPFIFPINVKQLSAI, translated from the exons ATGGCTGGTGCCAGTGTAGTCGCTTCTTGTAGACTGGTCATCATGGCTTTCATGGCCGTGGCAACGGCAGCGTCCGTGCCGGCAGTGTACGTGTTCGGCGACTCGCTGGCCGACGTCGGAAACAACAACCACCTGCTGACGGTGCTCAAGGCAGACTTCTCGCACAACGGCATGGACTACCCGGGCGGGGTGGCCACCGGCCGTTTCAGCAACGGCAAGAACTCCGCCGACTTCCTAG CCGAGAAGCTCGGGCTGGCGACCTCGCCACCGTACCTGGCCCTGTCCTCGAGCAGCAACGCCAACTACGTCAACGGCGTCAGCTTCGCTTCTGGTGGCGCAGGAGTCTCCAACGCCACAAATACGGAACTGTGCATCACCTTCGACAAGCAGATCGAGTACTACTCGGGCGTGTACGCTTCCCTGGCGCGCAGCCTTGGCCAGACCCAGGCCACAACCCACCTGGCCAAGTCCATCTTCGCCATCACCATCGGCAGCAACGACATCATCCACTACGCCAGGGCCAACACCGCCGCCACACCCTCCCAGCAGCAGCAGTATGTCGACGCGCTCATCCAGTCCCTCTCCGGCCAGCTGCAGAGCCTCTACAACCTCGGCGCGCGCAAGGTGCTGTTCCTCGGCACGGGGCCCGTGGGCTGCACCCCGTCGCTGAGGGAGATTAGCTCCACCAAGGTCTGCAGCGCCGTGGCCAACGCCATGGCCGTGCAGTACAACAAGGCGGCCGAGGGCGTGCTGAACGGCATGACCACGCAGCACGGGGACCTGCACTACGCGCTCTTTGACTCCTCCGCCGCGCTGCTCCGGTACATCGACCAGCCGGCGGAGTACGGGTTCACCGAGGCCAAGGCGGCATGCTGCGGCCTGGGGGACATGAACGCCAAGATCGCCTGCACCCCGCTCAGCAGCTACTGTGCCAACCGCTCCGACCACGTCTTCTGGGACTTCTACCACCCCACGGAGGCCACCGCGAGGATGCTCACCGCCACTGCCTTCGACGGGTCCACGCCTTTCATCTTCCCTATCAACGTAAAGCAGCTCAGCGCCATATAG